Genomic DNA from Candidatus Kaiserbacteria bacterium:
TTCGATTTCTGTCATGTGATCTAATTAATTATTTCTAATGGACAATACGAGAAGTGAAACCTTCACTGCTCGAGAGTACCCACTATTCATTCCTGTAGAAACTTTTTCTCCCCTGTGAGAAAAAGTTTCTACCGGAATCAATGCGCCGGTTCTGAAGTTGCTATTTTGATAAAGAACAACGTCAAAATCGCAAACACAAATGCTTGAATGAATCCCACAAAGACTTCAAAAGCCATAATAGGTACAGGAACAAAATAGGGTACAAAGAAAATCACTACCACAAGGAGCGTTTTCCCCGCAAAGATGTTTCCAAAAAGACGGAATGAGAATGAGATAAGGCGCGCTATCTCCGAGATGAGGTCAATGAGCCCCACGGCAAATGCAAGTGGTGAAGAAAAATTGATAAACTTCCCCGCGTACTTAAAGGCACCAATAGCCGCAATCCCAGAGAATTGAATTGTGAAAAATGCTATGAGTGCAAAGGCGAGTGTAATATTGAGGTCAGTATTTGCGGGATATAAAAAAGGTACAAGTGTTTGTTCACCATGTAGTTCAAGGTGAATGCCGATTGAACTCACGCCAGGAAGTAGTCCAAGCCAATTGAGTGAGAGTATGAAGATGAAGACAGTCATGATAAGCGGAAAATACTTTCGCGCAAGTTCACGACTTTCAAGTGTCTCTGCAATGTATTCATACGTGCTCCCAATAAGAGCCTCTACAACCACCTGCCCACGAGACGGTACCATCTTCAGTGTGTGCTTTGAATAGATTGCAATTCCGATGAGTATAGCCATAACAAACCAGACCATCACAAGAGTGCTCGTAATCGGTATGTCAAAAAAGTGCCCCAAAACAGGCGCACTCAGGTGAATCGCAATTCCACCCTCAGTTGCTGCATGTGCAATATTCATCATTTTCGCGCATCATATCAGATGTACGTCCTAAAATAA
This window encodes:
- the atpB gene encoding F0F1 ATP synthase subunit A, encoding MMNIAHAATEGGIAIHLSAPVLGHFFDIPITSTLVMVWFVMAILIGIAIYSKHTLKMVPSRGQVVVEALIGSTYEYIAETLESRELARKYFPLIMTVFIFILSLNWLGLLPGVSSIGIHLELHGEQTLVPFLYPANTDLNITLAFALIAFFTIQFSGIAAIGAFKYAGKFINFSSPLAFAVGLIDLISEIARLISFSFRLFGNIFAGKTLLVVVIFFVPYFVPVPIMAFEVFVGFIQAFVFAILTLFFIKIATSEPAH